One stretch of Chaetodon auriga isolate fChaAug3 chromosome 18, fChaAug3.hap1, whole genome shotgun sequence DNA includes these proteins:
- the dtl gene encoding denticleless protein homolog, whose product MLFRSLVDRGLGRRRHNAFTADPWPRYPLSSLLEGYQCARHDEHISYGNLGDTVPPFGLAFPSAGDLQSVLAAANEEGIVRIYNTESRERPLLKEWLAHENAVFDIAWVPGEPHLVTASGDQTARLWDVKSGELLGSFKGHLCSLKSVAFTPQEKAVFCTGARDGNIMVWDTRCSKKDGFYRQVKQISGAHNKAEPALLTRTKKRRSSTRGMAPSVDTQQSVTVVLFQDQHTLISSGAVDGVIKTWDLRKNYTAHRHDPVPLQTYPYPGSCMRTRLGYSGLVLDSTRSNVICNCTDDSIYMFNVSGVKTTPVAVFSGHQNSSFYIKSTISPDDQFLASGSSDNHTYIWKISHPEHPPMTLQGHSEEVTSVAWCPTDFTKIASCSDDHTVRIWRLRREMDGVQSSVGQANLVGWACPKSPSRPSIRAETTPAKTQRTESLGGLASPQLAVCAPSGAALPLPSSTTSSVPSQDTKAAVVRQRTPPSIKQWLSPSRGSPAQVSLPLRPVLSPRPQSPAGSTSPSERRAKRRLETSDGATAHCKDAQPCDCITELYPAAKKSRTLSGVCCPAQESRAQTEDDKQALLRQTGKENCSPRAVDWLSMMGQKMRKGQESPSTPRSPSASKKQEGKTPASPTVRSPQIMKKISTYFTRRPLE is encoded by the exons ATGCTTTTCCGCTCACTTGTTGACAGAGGACTGGGCAGACGAAGGCACAATG CCTTCACTGCAGACCCCTGGCCCAGGTACCCTCTGAGCTCTCTGCTGGAAGGCTACCAGTGCGCCCGGCATGACGAACACATCTCCTATGGCAACCTGGGGGACACCGTGCCACCGTTTGGACTGGCGTTCCCCTCAG CCGGGGACCTGCAGAGCGTCCTTGCAGCAGCCAATGAAGAAGGCATCGTTCGGATCTACAACACGGAGAGCCGAGAACGGCCGCTTCTTAAAG AATGGCTGGCTCATGAGAACGCAGTATTTGACATAGCCTGGGTCCCAGGAGAGCCTCACTTA GTGACCGCTTCTGGTGATCAGACAGCCAGGCTGTGGGATGTGAAGTCAGGCGAGCTGTTAGGCAGCTTCAAGGGTCACCTCTGCAGCCTCAAGTCTGTCGCGTTCACACCGCAGGAGAAAG CCGTGTTCTGCACTGGGGCCAGAGATGGAAATATTATGGTCTGGGACACCAGGTGCAGCAAAAAAG ATGGTTTCTACAGACAGGTGAAACAGATCAGCGGCGCTCACAACAAAGCAGAGCCGGCCCTCCTCACCAGAACAAAGAAGAGGCGGAGCAGCACCCGTGGCATGGCTCCCAGCGTG GATACCCAGCAGAGCGTCACAGTGGTTTTGTTTCAGGATCAGCACACCCTCATCTCTTCTGGGGCTGTCGATGG AGTAATCAAGACGTGGGATCTGAGGAAGAACTACACTGCACACCGCCACGATCCTGTTCCCCTGCAGACGTACCCGTACCCGGGGTCCTGCATGCGCACGCGACTGG GTTATTCCGGCCTTGTGTTGGACTCCACGAGATCCAACGTCATCTGTAACTGCACTGACGACAGTATCTACATGTTCAATGTCAGCGGAGTAAAAACGACTCCAG TGGCAGTTTTCAGTGGCCATCAGAACTCCTCCTTTTATATAAAGTCCACTATTAGCCCAGATGATCAGTTCCTGGCCAGTGGCTCAAGTGACAACCACACATACATCTGGAAG ATCTCTCACCCTGAACATCCTCCCATGACGCTCCAGGGTCACAGTGAGGAAGTGACATCTGTCGCATGGTGCCCAACAGATTTCACTAAG ATTGCTTCCTGTTCTGATGACCACACTGTGCGGATCTGGAGGCTTCGCCGGGAAATGGATGGAGTGCAGTCTTCAGTGGGACAGGCCAACCTTGTCGGCTGGGCGTGTCCGAAGTCTCCCTCAA GGCCTTCGATCAGAGCCGAAACCACCCCTGCCAAGACCCAGAGGACAGAGAGTCTGGGTGGCCTGGCGTCACCCCAGCTTGCTGTCTGTGCTCCCAGCGGAGCCGCCCTGCCTCTGCCCTCCAGCACCACCTCATCCGTCCCATCTCAGGACACTAAGGCTGCTGTTGTTCGCCAGAGAACGCCGCCCTCTATCAAACAGTGGTTATCCCCGAGCCGTGGGTCTCCTGCTCAGGTCAGCCTTCCGCTCCGTCCGGTGCTGAGCCCGCGTCCCCAGAGCCCTGCTGGCAGCACATCTCCCTCAGAACGACGTGCCAAACGCAGGCTGGAGACCAGCGATGGTGCAACCGCACACTGCAAGGATGCACAACCGTGTGACTGCATTACTGAACTCTACCCTGCAGCCAAGAAAAGCCGGACCCTGTCTGGAGTCTGCTGCCCCGCTCAAGAGAGCCGGGCACAAACAGAGGACGACAAGCAAGCCTTATTGAGACAGACTGGCAAGGAGAACTGCTCCCCCAGAGCAGTTGACTGGTTGTCCATGATGGGCCAAAAGATGAGGAAAGGTCAAGAAAGCCCCAGTACACCCAGAAGCCCCAGTGCCTCTAAGAAACAAGAAGGCAAGACACCAGCTTCACCG accGTCCGCTCTCCACAAATCATGAAGAAAATCTCCACGTATTTCACAAGAAGGCCTCTGGAGTGA